The Papilio machaon chromosome 2, ilPapMach1.1, whole genome shotgun sequence genome segment aatgaagACGACCATCAAACTCCAGATATCACAATGAACGAAACTCCGAATGCAAGTCCTGAGATCTCCCATGAAATTAAGTCGCCTAATTATAAGGAAACGTACAAGGAACAAgttataagttataataaagaaatgacATCAAAGCCCGTCACGTACAACTATAACAAAGAGGAGCAATCGCAGCCCATTAATTACAGCTACAACAAAGAAACAAGGTCTGAACCTATCCAATACACATACGAGAAACAAGTTCAGTCAAAACCTGTACATTATAGTTACGAGCATAATTCTAGGGCTCCCCAGCAAGAAAATCAAGCGCATAACAAAAATCGTGAACAAGATCCAAAGCAACTAACGTACACATCCAAAGACGAGAATAAAAACGAAGAGCAAAGTGATCACGTCCGTGCAAAGCAGCCGGTGATTTCTATCGAGCTGCCAGAAAATTCATCTGAAGATGATATTCCGAAACAGCCACAGTCTCCGCAAAATACCTACAACATACAACGTGACCAATATTCAAATGCACCTCAGCCCTCACACCAATTGGTGCCAGAGCATAGACAAGTGACTTACAATCAGAAAAATCTCCAAGATGAATCTCATATAGATAATCATGAGTTCCCAAAATCATTTATGGACCTAGTTAATTCTCAAATCAAACACAGACATTATCATGCCGGAATTTCTAAGAATAATAATCATAACAACCAATTACCCGCACATAGACCCAACGAGCATATTCGAGTTGATCCTGAACAGCACATACACAACCAGCAACCTGACCGTCCGCAAGAAACACAACAGAGTGGAGGACAACACCGGAAACACCATGATGACTATGTCCGCAATTCACATACGTATGAAAAACCCAAAGGCGGTCGTGAATTTTCTGaaggtaataataatgaaaaccaGAACAGGCAACCGGCCAACGAAGAAGAagataaagaagaaaatttcGAAAGAGCCTACAAAAATGCAGCTTTCGGATTTCCAGGATACGAGAGGAATTCTGAAGAAATCGAAAAGGACATCTACAATCCGGAAGCGTACGCCATAGCTCGTGAGAatgataattttgattttgagCATGCGCCCTTCCAGCAATATTATGAGGAAAGTGATAAGTTTCCGAAAGAAACCCACTCCAGTTACAAAGACAGTCGAGATAAAGTGAAAGAAGATTATTTCTTAGGTTTTACCGCCGCTAAACCTGAAAGTATCAACGATAGACATATTAACAAACAGGAATACTTTGAGATGTATAAACAACATAAAcccgaaaattattttagcgCAAagagaaatgaaaatgaaaacgaGGAGCATGAAAAGCAAAACGCCAAGTACTCCGCTATTCCTTACTACTACGATCCAGAAGAAAAACCCAAGCAACAGTTTGCCAGGTACCATGCGGCTGCGGCGCCGACAGTTTTGTACGAATTTGATTACACCAAAGAAACTCCCCGTGACAATACCGCTCGTGATTCTCAACCGTTTCAACGATTTAAAACGAAGACACAATTCGTAGAACCTCAGTTCCAATACGGTTTCGAGCCTTCCTCTTTACCTTATCTCCTCGACAGCGAACTGTCGCCGATGGCGAGCAACGTAAGGCTCGAGAGTGAAAAACCTGGGGCaaggaaaaaaatgtacaaagaaAATTGGTACATTACAAAGAGTAGTACATCAGGAGGTAGCAACAAAAGCTGATAGAGTTATTTATTGAACCAAAAGTTAGTGTAAGTTAAATGTAgtggtataaaaataaattaattcaatgttactttttattttattaaatgtgtaCTGCGGTTGTAAACTGAAATCGTTAAATAATTGTTCAATATTTTGCAACAAACTTTCTCCGCCGATACGTTACGTGACGCTATCTATTTCTTGCCCCGATTTTGCCAATCaactataaatagaaataaaataaaaatttctccGGTCTTCAGTGGAGTCAGCTACCGTACCGTAAAGGGAGCAAAAAACACTAAACACTGATTATATATGCTTCCGCAACAATCGAGTGACGCGAAAGGTTGCTTTTCACAAATGAAGAAATACGTCGAGGgcgagaaaataaaataagttaaaaagtaTACAATCAGATCACAAACACTTCTTggtgttttttatttggtttGAAAAAGTGTAACTATTTGCTAAGGCTGCATTGCCTAAGAGATCATTATGCACGTTGAAACAAGCAAAGAAAAACCTAATTGATTTTTgccgaaaaatatttttgcaattttaaagttatttacgGATTTCTAattgataaaaacataatttttttataactttttatttctaaatttgcAAATGAAATCTAATATTGGTGGGTGTTTCCGGTTGGATTGGAAACACCTAGGTTTTTACAGtactctatttaattttcgtaAGAAATGAgatgtatttgaaatttatttcccGGGCTACTGTGTCGAAATATCGGAACCTTAAAATTCCGTCTCTTCCGAATATTATGATAGTAAAAAGcacgaatgtttaaatttatatatcagtatatttatttatttagtcaaATGCGTCACTCAATTGTACTATTAAAGTGTGAGTATCCATGAGTTAACATGGCAGTGACAGAGaagtttgttaataaattcctTATTCtatgaaacttttaaaacaaataataaaacaatttgctACTTAAAAACACAATTGACTATGACACTCAGGGAAAGAAGGTACGAACTGAACGAAACttcactcgtcaaaatcgatATGTTCGTTTAGGTTATAATGGAATTGgtgtacatacataaaaacttatatgTGTGCATAAACATTACCTCCCGAGTCAATCgggtaataattaatttcatacagACTACATAGAACTCAGTCTTATTGCGGTCCTTTGGTGGTCACGGTACCATCTCCATCTATAGTCGCACTTGAGGATAGTCAAAGAAGAGTTTAGTGAGTCCACACTCACAACCcgaaacgaaaaataaaaaggctGCATCGAACTAGGGTTACATCTTAAAGAGTCGCATACGTATGGCTTTTATACTTTACATAAtggtttatgtaaaatatttgtgattttaCTGAGTAACTGAAAAGGAAATAAGCAATAACAAACCTAGGCTGGTTTTAATGCCATCGTTGAGTATATACTTAAGTATATAGCCATAGAGTgacatgtatataaatataaattattcaataaaataacgaGAAGATCTAGATAGTTTTATTAGTGAAATCAATACTGAAAAATCTTTAACAAGTTACGTGAGAAATATCAACCTCACAATGTTACTTGACTAGTaatatacaaaactatatttgaataaaatatgctAAATCTATTTAGgcaaacatttttacttaatttagaagaatttttaaacagtATCCTAAGAAAATACaatctttaacataaatagGTACAAAAATaggttttgtaattaaattaatattataaaattggaaATAACTACATGTCTTAATTTCTATCTTAACTTTCTTTGTTCTGTATCCACCATTATGTGTGCTTTTTTCCGAAACAATCTAATCGTCATAACTAAGGTGGACATGCCTAAAATTAACGCGAGGACAGCTAGAACTAAAGCCGCTGTGGATATATGCCCGCTATTGACATCAAATAGGTCGGCCACTAAAGCAACGGGTCTTAAAATCTTCACCACTGGTTCGCAGCCCGACTCTCTAACATATTTCGCCCACGTTCTATAAGCGTAAGTAAGCTCTCTAGGTTTTACGAAAGGCCTTCGACCCGGCACTGATTTGTTAATCGTTAGCGTCAAATTGCGGAGCTGAGTCTCGTTGTAATGGCAGTAcaaattctttttctttttgttgcCTTTTACGACGATGTCTTTCTCTGCGCTCTTGGCTCCGACCAACATATCCAAGTCTCCCTTTATCATGTTTGCCCAATCCCACATTTCGGCTATCTTGCAGTTACATAAGAAAGGATTACCGAGCAGATTTAGTGATCGTAACTTAGGATTGTTTATGAATACTTCAGGTTCTATAGTTGTCAAATTATTGTTGctaaggttaattttttctaTGTGACGAAGTCGTTCTAAGAAAGACAGGCTGTTATCGCCGGATTTAATATGATTACCCGCTAAGTTTAGGTCAGTAATGTTCTCGGTGTTTTTGAAAGCATCTCTGTTCAAAGATAGAATGTTGCAGTTGCTGAGATCGAGTATCGTAACCTGGGACAATTGCCTCGGGAACAGAGGTCCAGATTCAGGGATTACAAGAGGGTTTCCACTTAGCCGGATCTCTCGCAAATCCATATAAGTGAGATTTTTAAAGAATGCGTTTGCGTTAAGCGGCCGTTTAAGTCCGCAGAATTCCAACTCTAATGTTGTCAATTGCGTTAAATTTCCAAAGAGACCCGCTTCTAGAGAAAGTAGATCATTACCAGAAAGAATAAGACGTTTCATAGAGGTCATCTTTGCAAAAGAGTCTGGTCCTATGTAAGATAAATTACTGTAGcccatatttaaatattccagTTTTTCTAGGGGAGCTAGGAGTTTAGTAAACACATTGACTAGAGGATTATGTGATATATCTAGTTCTAACAGGTTCTCAAAAACGTTAAAGTTATCTGGGAGATTATGCAAACCACAGTTGCTCAAGAATAGTCTTTCCAATTTGGGAAGAGGTTCGAGTGCTTCCTGTAAATCTGGTGCAAACAGCGGATTACCAGAAAGATAAAGAACTCTTAATTTAGTCGCGTTTGCAAACGCTTCTCCCGAAATCGGACCTTTGATGTGACAGTTAGATAGGTCTAATAATTCTAAGTGGGTGACGCTATTACCTAATATGGCTGCAACTTCTAAATCTCGCAATTCATTGTCTGCTAAAATAAGTGTGACCAAATTTGTACAGTTCGAAAAAGTGTCTTCGGTCAAAGAAGTTATGCCTGACTTTCTCAAATTGAGATATTCCAATCTGATTAGATTTCCTAGTACTTCGGACCAGTTTGTGTTAGTTAAGAAATTATCTGCGAGTTCTAGCCTTTTAAGGTTTGTCAAAGAAGAAAATGCACCATCGCTAATTGTTGTGAGTTGACAGTCGTTTAAGTTTAAGTTGTCTAGACTTGTTAAGACATCAAAAACACCGACATCCAGCTTACGGAGAGGATTACTAGAGAGATCCACTGTTGTTAAAGATGTGATGTTGTCGAAGAACTGTGTGTTGATGACAGAAAGATTGCAGGAACTTATGTCGAGGTACTGCAGCGTGCTGGAGATCAGGAATGGCCCGTCCACAGTTGTAATCGGGTTGTCTTGAAGTTCCACATTAAGGAGGCCTCGCGAGTCTCTGTAACAGacgtaaaaattatcattattaaaatgaatagaTAAAACTTCGGATGTTCttatttgattgtatttttcatATGAATGTAAATCTTGATACAGACAAAGCAAGGATGAAGGGGCCTCAAAACGTATAAGAAGTGTGTGTGTGTGGCGAATTCAATTTGCCTTCTTTATGCGCCCATTATCTAATATTGGCCTGAGCTGAGGCAATTTGCCGTCATTCCACTTCGCCGCAAGTTCAGCAACAATTGCTACAATTTTGTCATTTATTGTGTTGTGATAGTAACTGTCTCGCCACCTGTTAATATTCTACCTATCtacttatattgttttatgaatTGATACTGAATTCATTGGccacaaacatacaaatgatCTAATTACATATCTTCATCTATTCTTTTGACGAGTGACGTTTCTAAACTTTTTTCCATCCGCATTACGAATCTACAAATTCTAGAGTCTTACCATTCAAGCGCTTTACATTTCCTACTGGTGACAACACTAAGTACTTATAAATAATCGAaggtaaacaatataaatcatGTCAAAGCTATCAGATATAGATCGCATACAAGGAGTTTGCACTTCCGTTTGATCGTCTTACGATTCTGAGTCTACTTGcttgtgttattattattaacctatgtatagatattaaattacatattaaatatattggaTATCAGTTGCAGTAAAACGTgcattagttaaatttatctGATGATTATCAAGAATCAAGTTAAATAGTACATGGTTGAACTCAGTatatattcgtttttttaattatttatgaatattatttattcatataaatatttatttattgagtgCTATAACAAAGGGTATTTTAGTACAGTCTGTATGCTAACCTCGCgtgaattataattattgaacGCAATGACCTGGCAGTTATCGGCTTTCCGTCTGACATTGCCTTCTGTTGAAATAATGGGATTAAACGCGGAAAAGACGCTCTCTGACTTAGTCATACTGGTTTCCGGGAAATTACgatcatatttacaaataatcgATACGTAAAGAGCTATATACGATACGATACGCGAATTAAAGTTTCTTTACTcttgaattaataaatcgtTATGGAAACATATGTTCCATTGtatcttttaaaacttttgtagTTTTCGTGTTTTCAATTACGCCAATTTCAAATAGAGGTACACACCATGTTATCAACGT includes the following:
- the LOC106710494 gene encoding GATA zinc finger domain-containing protein 14-like, translated to MRRKALLILACLALSETLGEPEKPKVNLVDNIANESGSHLYRHVPAVVYASAAPYAAYSFHAPGLATAPRDMQLVPVNRERVVIQNTNGFLTDSYGKFAETPQMVGFKTTLPQQFVRLQDLPLHLSQPLVSGTPGAQQGAQHFFAPTQFNVHGFQAPGSSPFARYAVPQHVVHNANTRNFASFPVQQNNFTPHPVVQQQPSSNKSVFVNLQSVEQQSNGPKFQRLQESPRNSAVAQEHKNSNLNNPQPLRVDKEQLQAAPAKVTTYVNGKKTVLSLETRPPLPLLDISLLEPLTFDNPLVPQVQHFLPRINEATYHSLHDYNANNKKQHKSGQLKPKSKESGVVRNKPKSKQNINKKKQPRPQYNENEDDHQTPDITMNETPNASPEISHEIKSPNYKETYKEQVISYNKEMTSKPVTYNYNKEEQSQPINYSYNKETRSEPIQYTYEKQVQSKPVHYSYEHNSRAPQQENQAHNKNREQDPKQLTYTSKDENKNEEQSDHVRAKQPVISIELPENSSEDDIPKQPQSPQNTYNIQRDQYSNAPQPSHQLVPEHRQVTYNQKNLQDESHIDNHEFPKSFMDLVNSQIKHRHYHAGISKNNNHNNQLPAHRPNEHIRVDPEQHIHNQQPDRPQETQQSGGQHRKHHDDYVRNSHTYEKPKGGREFSEGNNNENQNRQPANEEEDKEENFERAYKNAAFGFPGYERNSEEIEKDIYNPEAYAIARENDNFDFEHAPFQQYYEESDKFPKETHSSYKDSRDKVKEDYFLGFTAAKPESINDRHINKQEYFEMYKQHKPENYFSAKRNENENEEHEKQNAKYSAIPYYYDPEEKPKQQFARYHAAAAPTVLYEFDYTKETPRDNTARDSQPFQRFKTKTQFVEPQFQYGFEPSSLPYLLDSELSPMASNVRLESEKPGARKKMYKENWYITKSSTSGGSNKS
- the LOC106710490 gene encoding slit homolog 2 protein is translated as MAAVTVFSLCLLASVVYGFNGDSFELECPDECDCHYFRINWVTDCSESNLTEVPYDELSMSVYILDLNGNNITTLQTFPPDIKMRRLQIANNRLTRVEKNSFKGLEYLIDVDLSGNNITYVDPEAFLDSRGLLNVELQDNPITTVDGPFLISSTLQYLDISSCNLSVINTQFFDNITSLTTVDLSSNPLRKLDVGVFDVLTSLDNLNLNDCQLTTISDGAFSSLTNLKRLELADNFLTNTNWSEVLGNLIRLEYLNLRKSGITSLTEDTFSNCTNLVTLILADNELRDLEVAAILGNSVTHLELLDLSNCHIKGPISGEAFANATKLRVLYLSGNPLFAPDLQEALEPLPKLERLFLSNCGLHNLPDNFNVFENLLELDISHNPLVNVFTKLLAPLEKLEYLNMGYSNLSYIGPDSFAKMTSMKRLILSGNDLLSLEAGLFGNLTQLTTLELEFCGLKRPLNANAFFKNLTYMDLREIRLSGNPLVIPESGPLFPRQLSQVTILDLSNCNILSLNRDAFKNTENITDLNLAGNHIKSGDNSLSFLERLRHIEKINLSNNNLTTIEPEVFINNPKLRSLNLLGNPFLCNCKIAEMWDWANMIKGDLDMLVGAKSAEKDIVVKGNKKKKNLYCHYNETQLRNLTLTINKSVPGRRPFVKPRELTYAYRTWAKYVRESGCEPVVKILRPVALVADLFDVNSGHISTAALVLAVLALILGMSTLVMTIRLFRKKAHIMVDTEQRKLR